One genomic region from Leifsonia poae encodes:
- the pip gene encoding prolyl aminopeptidase, protein MRTFYPEIEPYASGLLDVGDGQRIHWETSGNPDGKPVVFLHGGPGAGTNPSQRRAFDPAKYRIVLFDQRGCGQSLPHASDPEADLSSNTSANLVADIERLRGHLGVERWMVFGGSWGSSLGLAYAETHPERVTELILRGIFTLRKMELDWFYEGGAAALFPDLWEGFLEPVPPAERGHLIEAYGRLLNDPNPAVHGPAAVAWSRWESSTITLLPRPDVVATFTQPKYAVAFARIENHYFRHGGWWEEGQLIRDAGRLSGIPGVIVQGRYDACTPPMTAWDLHRAWPEAEFQMIPDAGHAFDEPGILDALIEATDRFAG, encoded by the coding sequence ATGCGCACCTTCTACCCCGAAATCGAACCGTACGCATCCGGTCTGCTCGACGTCGGCGACGGGCAGCGGATCCACTGGGAGACCAGCGGGAACCCCGACGGGAAGCCGGTCGTCTTCTTGCACGGCGGGCCCGGCGCGGGAACGAACCCCAGCCAGCGGCGGGCATTCGACCCGGCGAAGTACCGCATCGTGCTGTTCGACCAGCGGGGTTGCGGGCAGAGCCTGCCGCACGCGAGCGACCCCGAGGCGGATCTCAGCAGCAACACCTCCGCGAATCTCGTCGCCGACATCGAGCGGCTGCGGGGGCACCTCGGGGTGGAACGCTGGATGGTGTTCGGCGGTTCCTGGGGCAGCTCGCTGGGGCTCGCCTACGCCGAGACCCACCCGGAGCGTGTGACCGAGCTCATCCTGCGCGGCATTTTCACGCTGCGGAAGATGGAGCTGGACTGGTTCTACGAAGGCGGCGCCGCGGCCCTCTTCCCCGACCTGTGGGAAGGGTTCCTGGAGCCGGTTCCGCCGGCGGAGCGCGGCCACCTCATCGAGGCGTACGGTCGGCTGCTCAACGACCCGAACCCGGCCGTTCACGGGCCCGCCGCCGTCGCCTGGTCGCGCTGGGAGTCGTCGACGATCACCCTGCTGCCCCGGCCGGATGTGGTGGCGACCTTCACACAGCCGAAGTACGCGGTGGCATTCGCCCGCATCGAGAACCACTACTTCCGGCACGGCGGCTGGTGGGAGGAGGGGCAGCTGATCCGCGATGCGGGTCGACTGAGCGGCATCCCCGGTGTGATCGTGCAGGGACGGTACGACGCCTGCACCCCGCCGATGACGGCCTGGGATCTGCACCGGGCGTGGCCGGAGGCCGAGTTCCAGATGATCCCGGATGCGGGGCACGCCTTCGATGAGCCGGGCATCCTTGACGCGCTCATCGAGGCCACCGACCGGTTCGCGGGGTGA
- a CDS encoding malate dehydrogenase produces the protein MNTASRPAVTVTVTGAGGQIGYALLFRAAAGHLLGPDVPVDLRLLEIPQGRAAAEGTALELEDGAFPLLNSLTVTEDATAAFDGVNIALLVGSRPRGPGMERADLLEANGAIFGPQGAAINAGAADDVRVLVVGNPANTNALIAAAHAPDVPAERFTAMTRLDHNRAVAQLARTLEVPVTVIDGVAIWGNHSASQYPDISHATVDGRPATDLVDEAWLAGEFIPRVAKRGAEIIQVRGASSAASAASAALDHVHDWVNGTGDRWTSAAVVSDGSYGVPAGLVSSFPVHSIDGAWRIVPGLEIDEFSRTRIDASVAELLDERDAVRALQLL, from the coding sequence GTGAACACCGCATCCCGCCCCGCCGTCACTGTCACCGTCACCGGAGCGGGCGGCCAGATCGGCTACGCGCTGCTGTTCCGGGCTGCCGCCGGCCATTTGCTCGGCCCCGATGTTCCGGTGGACCTGCGCCTGCTGGAGATCCCGCAGGGGCGGGCGGCGGCCGAAGGCACCGCCCTCGAACTGGAGGACGGCGCGTTCCCGCTGCTGAACAGCCTGACGGTCACCGAAGACGCCACGGCTGCGTTCGACGGGGTGAACATCGCCCTGCTGGTCGGCTCACGCCCGCGCGGCCCCGGCATGGAGCGGGCCGACCTGCTCGAGGCGAACGGCGCGATCTTCGGGCCCCAGGGCGCTGCGATCAACGCGGGCGCCGCCGACGACGTGCGGGTGCTCGTGGTCGGCAACCCGGCCAACACGAATGCGCTGATCGCCGCCGCGCACGCCCCGGATGTGCCCGCCGAGCGGTTCACCGCGATGACGAGGCTCGACCACAACCGCGCCGTGGCGCAGCTCGCACGCACGCTGGAGGTTCCGGTCACCGTGATCGACGGTGTCGCCATCTGGGGCAACCACTCCGCCAGCCAGTACCCCGACATCAGCCACGCCACCGTCGACGGCCGGCCGGCCACCGACCTGGTGGATGAAGCATGGCTCGCCGGGGAGTTCATCCCGCGCGTGGCCAAGCGCGGCGCCGAGATCATCCAGGTGCGCGGCGCGTCCAGCGCGGCATCCGCCGCCAGCGCCGCCCTCGACCATGTGCACGACTGGGTGAACGGCACCGGCGACCGGTGGACTTCTGCCGCGGTCGTCTCCGATGGCTCGTACGGCGTTCCCGCCGGCCTCGTCTCATCGTTCCCGGTGCACTCCATCGACGGAGCCTGGCGGATCGTTCCCGGCCTGGAGATCGACGAGTTCTCCCGCACTCGCATCGACGCCTCCGTCGCCGAACTGCTCGACGAACGCGACGCTGTGCGCGCCCTGCAGCTGCTCTAG